A stretch of Anolis sagrei isolate rAnoSag1 chromosome X, rAnoSag1.mat, whole genome shotgun sequence DNA encodes these proteins:
- the LOC132780011 gene encoding protein BUD31 homolog, with translation MPKVKRSRKPPPDGWELIEPTLDELDQKMREAETEPHEGKRKVESLWPIFRIHHQKTRYIFDLFYKRKAISRELYEYCIREGYADKNLIAKWKKQGYENLCCLRCIQTRDTNFGTNCICRVPKGKLEVGRIIECTHCGCRGCSG, from the exons ATGCCCAAAGTGAAGAGAAGCAGAAAACCTCCTCCAGATGGTTGGGAATTAATTGAGCCCACCTTAGATGAACTGGATCAAAAAATGAGAGAAG CTGAAACCGAACCCcatgaagggaagaggaaagtggAGTCCCTCTGGCCCATCTTCAGAAtccaccatcagaaaacacgctACATTTTCGATCTCTTCTATAAGAGGAAGGCCATCAGTAGAG AATTGTATGAGTATTGCATCAGAGAAGGATACGCAGACAAAAACTTAATTGCCAAGTGGAAGAAACAAGGTTACGAAAACCTCTGCTGCTTACGCTGCATCCAAACGAGAGATACCAACTTCGGGACCAACTGCATCTGCAGAGTACCCAAAGGCAAGCTGGAAGTG GGGCGAATAATTGAGTGCACTCACTGTGGCTGCAGGGGCTGCTCTGGATGA